GAAACGCTTCTTCTTGTATCGGGTACTGGGGAAGTAATTGAACCAGACGATGGAGTGTTAGCAATTGGATCAGGTGGGAACTACGCGCTAGCAGCAGGTCGAGCTCTAAAACAGTATGCAGGTGATCAATTGTCAGCTGAGGAGATGGCGAAAGCAGCATTAACGACTGCTGCCGATATATGCGTATTTACAAATCATCAGATTATCGTGGAGGCGCTAAATTAATGACTAAAGATATGTATACACCGAAAGAAATCGTGCAGTATTTAGATCGGTCCATTGTAGGTCAAGCGGATGCGAAAAAATCGGTTGCTATTGCACTACGAAATCGCTACCGTCGTAGTATGCTTCCAGAAGCATTAAAACAAGAAGTAATCCCTAAAAATATACTAATGATTGGACCAACAGGAGTCGGAAAAACGGAAATCGCTCGTCGTATTGCCAAATTGACAAAAGCTCCATTCATCAAAGTGGAAGCGACGAAATTTACGGAAGTTGGCTACGTTGGAAGAGATGTTGAATCGATGGTCCGCGATTTAGTGGAATCTAGTGTTCGTTTAGTGAAAGAAGAAATGATGGAGCAAGTGAAAGCAGAAGCAGAAGTTATGGCGAATGAAAAAATTGTTCGCTTACTCGTTCCGGCATTAAAGAAAAAACAAGCATCCAACAATCCCTTCGAAATGCTTTTCCAACAAAAGGTGGAGAATGAAGAAGAAACGGAACTCGAAGACACGGAAATTCGAACGAAACGTTCACAAGTTGCAGAGGACTTGAAGAATGGCAAATTAGAAAATGAATATGTCACCGTAAGTATTACCGAACAACCTTCTAATTTGTTTGACGCTATTCCAGGCGCAGGAATGGATGGAATGGGACAAAACATGCAAGATGCATTGTCTCAGTTAATGCCGAAGAAAAAAACAAAACGCAAGCTCCAAGTGAAAGATGCACGAAAAGTATTAATTACAGAAGAAGCATCCAAGTTAATTGATAAAGAAGAACTTCACGCCACCGCTGTAGAAAGAGCAGAACAACATGGGATTATCTTTATCGATGAAATGGACAAAATAGCATCAAAAGGTGGAAGTGGGTCTTCTGCTGACGTTTCACGAGAAGGTGTCCAGCGTGATATATTGCCAATCGTTGAAGGATCCACTATCCAAACGAAATATGGTGCGGTGAAAACGGATTATGTTTTATTCATCGCAGCAGGTGCATTCCACATGTCAAAGCCTTCTGATTTAATCCCAGAGCTTCAAGGTAGATTTCCTGTTCGAGTAGAGCTTGAAAAATTAACGAAGAATGACTTTGTTCGGATATTGCAAGAACCGGAGTATTCTTTAATTGAACAATATAGATCACTCCTTGCTACAGAAGAAGTGGAAATTACATTTAGTGAAGAAGCACTCGAGAAAATTGCGGAAATAGCAACTGAGGTAAACGAAGCTACAGACAACATCGGCGCACGAAGATTGCACACGATATTAGAGAAGCTTTTAGAGGAATTATCCTATAAAGCATCGGATATTGGTCCGGCAACGATCGAAATCACACCAGCATATGTCGAAACAAAACTACAAAAAATTGCAAAAAACAAGGATTTGTCACAATTTATACTTTAATTGAAATAATTTCACTTCCAAAAACGATTAAAAACCTTTAGAATATTTAATAAATAACTGTTTTTCAAAACAGGAGGCCAACAGAATGAATTTATTGGAAAAAACAAGAAAGATTAACTCGATGCTTCAAGCTTCTGCAGGTAAGCCGGTTAACTTTAAAGAAATGTCGACAACCTTAAGTAATGTCATTGAGTGTAACGTTTTTATCGTTAGCCGTAAAGGGAAACTTTTAGGTTTTGACATTAACCAACAAATCGACAATGATCGTATGATGAAAATGATGGAAGAAAAACAATTTCCTGAAGAGTACACTAAAAACTTGTATAAAGTGAGTGAAACATCATCGAACCTAGATGTATATAGCGAGCACACAGTATTCCCTGTGGAAAACCGTGAACTTTTCAAAGATGGTTTAACAACAATTGTACCAATTATCGGTGGTGGAGAACGTTTAGGAACACTGATTCTTGGAAGATTAAAACAAGAATTTGAAGACGATGATTTAATCCTTGGAGAATACGGCGCAACTGTAGTTGGTATGGAAATTCTACGCGAGAAATCCGAGCAAATCGAAGTAGAAGCGCGTAGCAAAGCAGTAGTTCAAATGGCAATTAACTCACTTTCATACTCTGAGCTAGAAGCAATTGAACATATTTTCGAAGAACTAGATGGAAATGAAGGATTACTTGTTGCATCTAAGATCGCAGACCGCGTTGGAATCACTCGTTCGGTTATCGTAAATGCCCTTCGCAAACTTGAAAGTGCAGGCGTAATCGAATCGCGATCTCTAGGAATGAAAGGAACGTACATTAAAGTACTAAATGACAAATTCCTTTATGAACTATCCCAATTGAAACTACGTTAAAAAATTAACCCGTAAACGGATGATCAACATCTGTTTGCGGGTTTTTATATTCTACACTTTTAAATAGAAGAAATTCATAGAAAGGGGATGATTGAATATGGCGAGTATGTATTCTAAATGGATTGAACGTGCTTGATTGGCAGATAAGACTGAGGCAATTATAGAGTGTTTCATAAGAGATTGAGACACTTACGGCGAACATTAGAACACTTACGGTGAACAATAGGACACTTACGGCGAACATTAGGACACTTACGGCGAACATTAGGACACTTACGGCGAACATTAGGACACTTACGGCGAACATTAGGACACTTACGGCGAACATTAGGACACTTACGGTGAACATTAGGACACTTACGGCGAACATTAGGACACTTACGGTGAACATTAGGACACTTACGGCGAACATTAGGACACTTCCGGTGAACATTAGGACACTTCCGGTGAACATTAGGACACTTACGGCGAACATTAGGACACTTTCCGTGAAGTTTAGGACAATTTCGAAGAACATTGGGACACTTGCACCGAACATTGGGACACTTGCACCGAACATTGGGACACTTGCACGGAACATTGGGACACTCTCCCTCAACACTAGGACATCTTTCGAAAATACGCGACTTTACTTCAGCGATCAACAATCCCATTAAGATCTTCTTACTTCATAGAAAGTTTCCGACTAAACAACATTCCCTAATACATTCTCCTAATTTATCATTTCAGATCAGCTTATCCTTATTCCATTTTTTTCATTTTTAGAGAGTTTCCTTTAGGCGATGGAAACAAATGCAAGTTATGATGTTATAAGAAGATCGAATTTTAGCGATTCAGAAGAAGGAAAAACAATTTCTTTATGACAAAATGCCCTATTATTCGATAAGTAGGATAGGGGAATGAGGGTAGTTGGAGAAAAAAACAATTTTTTGTCTAAAAACAGGTACTATGTACTATTAAAAAGTACGTAATGCGCATAGACACTATATTACATATTCTTTACAATGAAAGAGTATTGTTAGAAAACCGTAATTTTAATGGAAAATAGTGGGGTGAACTAGTTGAGTATTTTCAGTGGAACCATTCAAAACTTGGAAAATGGGTTACAATATTCGACAACTAAACAGAAAACAATTGCGCAAAATATCGCAAATGTTGATACTCCTAATTACAAAGCAAAAGATGTGACCTTCGAGCAGTTTTTTCAGCGAGCGAAGCAGGCATCCTTGCCAGCATACCGGACCAATGACAGGCATTTTGACTTTAAAATGCGTGATTATTCTCCGGGTGTTTTTAATTACGCAAATATCCGTTACCGTCAAAACGGCAACGGTGTAGATATGGACAAAGAACAAGCTAACTTGGCGACAAACCAAATTTATTATAATGCACTAATTGATCGTGTAAATGGAAAGTTAAATTCATTACAAACGGTTATTAAAGGAGGCTAATGCGTATGAGTATTTTCCATAGTATGAATACCACCGCATCTGCACTAACTGCGCAACGTCTACGAATGGATGTCATTTCGTCTAATATGGCAAATGTCGATACAACTAGAGGAAAGATAGTTGACGGAGAATGGCAACCATATCGACGAAAGACTGTAACGCTGCAACCTAAAGGTGGTTCATTTTCAACTATGCTTTCCACTGCAATTGGAACTGCTGGAAATGGCCAAGTAGGAAATGGCGTAAAAGTAAGTCGAATTAAAGAAGATACCGAAACACCTTTTAAATTAGTTTACGATCCAAGTCATCCAGATGCGAATGCAGAAGGATATGTCGAAATGCCGAATGTGGATCCTCTTAGAGAAATGGTTGATTTAATATCTGCTACTCGCTCGTATGAAGCGAATGTCACTGTTTTCAATGCTAATAAAGCGATGCTCACAAAGGCTTTAGAAATAGGGAAATAAAGTAAGGGGGAAATAATGTGGCAATTCAAGGTATAACAAGTGCTTTACCACTAAATAAAATGACTACAGGAACTATTCAACAGCCTACTCCGATGGAATCACAGCAACAATTCGGAGCGATGTTGAAAGATGCCCTCTCAAATGTGAACGAACAACAAAAAGTTAGTGATGTGTTAACGAATAAGTTAATCCGGGGAGAGCAAGTTGAATTGCATGATGTCATGATTGCATCACAAAAAGCGAGCATCACGTTAAATGCGACACTTGAAATTCGGAACAAGGTAATAGAAGCTTATCAAGAAATTATGAGAATGAGCGTCTAATATCCTGTTAATTTACTCACCATAACCGGAGGAAACTAATGAATGAGCGTATAACCAAATTAAGAACAGATCTTACCCGGTTTTGGGGAAGTCGAACGAAAAAACAAAAAGGTACCATGATTGGAACTGCAATTGGCGTTATTCTGTTAGCTGCGATTGTCACATTTTTTGCTACTAGAACTTCATATGTCCCATTATTCAAAGATGTGTCTCCAGCTGAAATAGGAAGAATAAAAGAAACGCTTGATTCACAAGGTGTTCCGAATCAAATTGCCCCAGGTGGAACGAGCATCTTAGTTCCAGAACAGCAAGTTGACGGGTTACTAGTCCAATTAGCGGCAGAAGGTTTTCCGCAATCTGGCACAATTGATTATTCGTTCTTCAGTCAAAATGCCGGTTTCGGGATGACGGATAACGAATTTAATGTATTGAAATTAGCATCCACTCAAACGGAACTAGCTAATTTAATGAAAAGTATCGAAGGCGTAAAAGATGCTAAGGTAATGATTACAATGCCGGAGGAAGGCGTGTTTTTAACACAGGATTCCCAAGTAGCTAGTGCCTCGATTATCTTAAACACACAGCCAGGTCAGCAATTTTCAGAATCACAAATCAAGGCAATGTATAATCTTGTATCGAAAAGTGTTCCAAATTTAGCGACAGAAGATATTGTCATCACGAATCAATATTCGGAGTACTACGATTTAAATCAACCATCTAATGGTACTGCTGTGTTAGATCAAATGGCGATAAAGAAAGAAATTGAACGTGATTTGCAGCGTCAAGTACAAACGATGCTTGGAACATTGATGGGCCAAGATAAGGTAATCGTTTCTGTTACAACTGATGTTGATTTCCAACAAGAACAACGCGAAGAAAACTTAGTAGAGCCAGTTGATAAAGAAAATATGGAAGGTATTCAACTGAGTGTTCAGCGAATTACCGAAACATATTCTGGTGGAGACTTCGTTGGCGGTACTCCAGAAGGGGAAGATCCAACAGATGACTTTACTAACTATGTGGAAGGTACAAATGGGTCAGGAGATTACGAACGTGTGGAAGAGACGATTAACAATGAAGTAAATCGTATCCGAAAAAACATTGTCGAAAGCCCTTACCATATTCGAGATATAGGGATTCAAGTGATGGTCGAACCTCCAAATCCTGAGGATCCAACCTCTATGCCAAATGGTGTCGAGCAAGATATCGAACAGATTTTATCGACAATTGTTCGAACTTCCATCGACAAAGATGTCGCAACAGAATTAACGGACGATGTGTTAGCGCAAAAAATCGTTGTCTCCGTCCAACCATTCGCTGGTAAAACAACAGACTTAGCATCCGCGCAATCGGTTATTCCGTGGTGGGTATATGTGGTTGGTGGAATTTTACTTGTTGCTGTCATCCTACTAGTGTTCTTCATTATTCGTTCTAGAAGAGAAAAAGAAGAAGAATTGTTACTAATGGAAGAACGCATTCCAGTAAATGTGGAAGATATTAATAATGAAAAAGAAACAGAAAGTACTGTTCGTCGTAAACAACTAGAGAAAATGGCGAAAGATAAACCAGATGATTTTGCAAAATTATTGCGTACCTGGATTGCGGAAGATTAATGGAGGGGAACAGCTGTGTCTAGGAAAGAAAAAGAATTATCAGGAAAACAAAAAGCTGCTCTTCTCTTAATCTCGCTAGGGCCAGAAGTTTCTGCCTCCGTCTATAAGCATTTAAATGAAGAGGAAATTGAAAGACTTACATTAGAAATATCTGGCGTGAAAAAAGTAGAACCAGAAGTGAAAGAAGATATTATAGAAGAATTTCACAATATTGCGCTTGCACAAGACTACATTTCACAAGGTGGAATTGGGTATGCGAAGACGGTTTTAGAGAAAGCGTTAGGAACGGATCACGCCCAAAATATTATTAATCGCTTAACATCATCGTTACAAGTACGACCATTTGACTTTGCGAGAAGAGCGGACCCAGCGCAAATACTGAATTTTATTCAAAATGAACATCCGCAAACGATTGCGCTAATCCTATCTTACTTAGATGCAGGACAAGCAGGGATTATTCTTTCCTCTTTACCTCAAGAGGTACAAGCGGATATTGCGAAACGGATTGCCACAATGGATTCTACTAGTCCAGAAGTAATCAGCGAGATAGAATCCGTGTTAGAAAGAAAGTTAAGTTCCACTGTAACGCAAGATTACACAGAAACGGGTGGAATTGACGCGGTCGTAGAGGTGTTAAACGGTGTAGATCGACAAACAGAGAAAACTATATTGGATGCACTGGAAATACAGGATCCGGAACTCGCAGAAGAGATCAAAAAACGCATGTTTGTATTTGAAGATATTGTGACACTTGATAACCGTTCGATCCAACGAGTGGTACGTGATTGTGAAAATGAAGATCTTTTATTATCTATGAAAGTTTCTAGCGAAGAAGTAAAAGATATTATCTTCCGTAATATGTCTCAGCGTATGGCTGAAACATTCCGCGAAGAAATGGAAATCATGGGCCCTGTACGACTTCGTGATGTTGAGGAAGCGCAATCTCGCATTGTCGCAACCATTAGAAGGTTAGAGGATGCTGGAGAAATCATCATTGCTCGTGGCGGAGGAGATGACGTCATTGTCTAGAATTATTCGTCCTATCCAAACCAATTCGCAAGAGGAGAACTCGAGAGCGATTCAACTAAAAAAGCTTTTCGTTCCACCTGTGAATGAAGCCGAATCCGAATTAACTCTATCTCAAGTCATGGCGGAACGTGAACGATTGTTATCGGATGCCTCGGAACAAATTGAAACAGAAAAGAACAACCTAGAGTGGATGAAATCGCAGGCGATCGAAGAAATACAACTTGCGAAACAAGCTTGGGAAGATGAAAAATTGCAGCTACAGCAACGCGCATATGAAGAAGGTTTTGCACAAGGATATGAAGAAGGGCTACACAAAGCGACGAGCGATATGGCAAACGATTTGCGTGAGGCAAACGAAACAATGCTACATACGCATGAAAATGCCAAAAAATATATTGCCGAACAAGAACATGTCATTTTAGATCTAGCGCTTAAAAGTGCTGAAAGAATTCTAGGACACGCCCTAGATCAAAACGATGAGGAATTCTTAGCAATTGTGAAACGAGGGCTGAAAGAAGCTCGGGAGATGAAAGAGATTAAATTATACGTCTCACCGAAATATCACGACCTTGTTTCCTCGAATTACGACGATTTATCGGCAATATTCCCTGTGAATGTGCCATTTATGATTTTTGTGAATGAAGATCTTCAAGACAAACAGAGTTATATCGAAACGAATCATGGTCGCATAGTCATTGGTATTGATGCACAGCTAAATGAACTTCGCTTAAAGCTAAGCGAACTCTTAGATAGTAAGGAGTGATTCACATGAAAGCAGCTACACTGGCAGAACATATTCCACAAATACCAACATGGAAAAAATATGGTCGAGTCATTCGTGTAGTCGGTCTCATGATTGAATCACAAGGACCTGAAAGTTCAATCGGAGATGTATGCCTCATTCACGTGAATCGTTCGAATGGACAAAAAGTAATATTGAAAGCCGAGGTAGTAGGTTTTCAAGACGAAATTGTGGTGTTAATGCCATATACCAACATTCGAGATATTTCGATTGGATGTTTAGTAGAAGGAACAGGTAAACCGTTAGAAGTGAAAGTGGGACCAGCACTAATCGGAAAAGTACTCGACTCTATGGGTCTACCAGTAGACGGTTCTTCATTACCAAAAGGTTTGTTGTCCACTATTACGGAACAAGATCCTCCAAATCCGCTAACTCGACCACCAATCGATGAGAAATTAGAAGTTGGAGTAAAGGCGATTGATGGCATGTTAACAGTCGGTAAAGGGCAACGAGTTGGTATTTTCGCAGGATCTGGTGTCGGAAAAAGTACACTGCTTGGAATGATCGCGCGGAACACGAATGCAGACTTGAATGTAATTGCGCTAATCGGTGAGCGTGGACGAGAAGTGCGCGAGTTTATCGAACGTGATTTAGGTCCGGAAGGATTAAAGCGCTCCATCGTTATTGCAGCAACGTCCGATCAGCCAGCATTAATGCGAATTAAAGGAGCATTTACTGCAACCGCAATTGCGGAATATTTTCGAGACAGGGGCATGAATGTCATGCTCATGATGGATTCCGTCACTCGAGTCGCCATGGCACAACGGGAAATTGGACTTGCTGTTGGTGAACCTCCTGCGACAAGAGGGTATACCCCTTCAGTATTTTCCATCTTGCCAAAACTGTTAGAAAGAACGGGAACGAACCTACATGGTACGATTACCGCTTTTTACACCGTTTTAGTGGACGGTGATGACATGAACGAACCAATCGCGGATGCTGTTCGTGGAATTCTAGATGGACATATTGTGTTAGACCGTACGCTTGCGAATAAAGGGCAATTCCCTGCCATCAATATTTTAAAAAGCGTCAGCCGGTTGATGAATCACATTTCTGATCAAGAGCATGTCACGGCTGCAGAGTATTTACGAAATTTGTATTACCAGTACGACAAATCGGAAGATTTAATTAACATTGGTGCTTACAAAAAAGGGTCATCGAAAGAAATTGATGAGGCGATACAGTATGAACCGTTAATCGTCGATTATTTAAAGCAAAATTATTTAGAAAAAGTTCCAATGGACACAAGTATCTCGCAACTTCGGCAATTAGGCAGTAGGAGTGAATCATAATGACAGCGTATAACTATCGATTTGAAAATGTCCTCACATTGCGTGACCAAGAAAAAACGGAAATGGAAGTCGCTTACAAAGATTCCGTTCGACATTTTGAAGATGTAGCTACTAAGCTTTATGACCTTCTGAAGAAAAAAGAGAATACGTTAGAAAATCAACAGATGAATTTAGAAAAAGGTTCGACAATGGATGATTTTCATCATTACACTCGATTCATTAATGGATTAGAACGATCCATCAATGACTTACAACAAATCGTTGTGCAAGCTCGTATTAAAATGAATTGGCATGAAGAAAAGTTGATTGAAAAAAATATGGAAGTTCGAAAATATGAGAAAATGCGAGAAAAAGATTACTCACAATTTATCGAATTGCAAAACAAAAACGAAATGAATCGATTAGATGAACTATCAACATTGGCATTTCGACAAAAGAGAATGTAGGTGGACAAAATGGCAAAAGCAAACAAAAAAACGACAGAAATGGATAGAATGCCTGGTGAACCAAAAGAGCCAGGTATGATTCAAAAGTTATTTCTTTGGATTGTTATCCCTATTTTGTTTGCAGTAGCAGTCTTCCTCATCATTGCACAATTTGCCAATATTAACGTTTTTGATAGTGTGAAAAGTGCTTCAGATGTACTTCCATTTATCAGTTCAGAAGAGCCTCAGTCAGACGCAGATCGAGCGAAAGTTTTCGAAGAACGTGTTGTCACGCTTCAAGCACAAATACAGGAAAAAGAAGCGCAAATTGCAAAATTACAAACAACACTCGATGACTCCGATTCTGAGAAGGAAGCACTATTAATAGAACAAGAACGTTTGTTAGATGAAATTGCGGTATTAGAACGACAATCGACTGATTCGAAACGAGACTTTGATGAAATCATCTCGACATTTGAACAAATGTCTTCTAAAGCAGCAGCTCCTGTCATTACAAATATGAGTGATGCAGAAGCGATAAGGATCCTTACAAATGTTACTCCAGAAGTATTAGCTGGTATTTTAGAGAAAATGACTCCTCAAGATGCAGCAAAATATACGGAATTGATGTCTAAACAATAGCAAACGAATCATTGAAAGGAGGTGAAAAAAATGATCACACAACTATCCACTACATCCGTGTCGAAAACTAGTACTTCAACTACGTCTACTTCAGAAGTTGCGGCATCTAGTAAAAAAGTTAATGAAGGAACACAAAAGTCGACGAACTTTAAATCCGTCTTTAAACAAATTCATCAATCGGCCGGAAAAGAACCTACTCCAAGTGATTCTACTTCGACTACCGCAGAGAAATTAGGAGAAGTTCAGGATATCTTACAAGCAGACTCAATAGAAGATTTGTTCGGAGCACTTGGTCTTCCAACTCCTCCTGTTAGCGAATTAGAATCGATTACATTGGAATCTCTTTCGGACATGCTAGGTTTGAAAGTGGAAGAAGTCTCAGACGAACTAAAAGATCTTTTAGATGTGACAGAGCTTCCTAATTCGTTAATGGAATTAGTGCAGATAGTAGAAAAAGAAATGCCTGCTATGCTCACTAAATTAACAGAGAGCTTAACAAATGTCAGTGCAACCGATTCAAAAGGCTTATCTCAAGTACTACAAGTCATAAAAGCTGCAGAACTAATTCTTCCGAAAACAGACTTACTTTGGAAGCAAGAATTAGCAGTGTTCCAGTTAAAAGATTTGATGAAGAAGCTAGAATCAGCTATGCAACAAGTAGTATCAAAACAAAATGCACAACCAGCACAAACTAGACTAGCGATTTGGAATACGTCAACAAGTGTTCATCGTACGACAGAAGTACACGTCACAGAGACACAAATCGTGCAGAAGACGGTACAACAAACAGAACAATCTAGTTCTACGTTGAATGGACAACTGCCACAAACGAAAACAGAAACTGTCACAATAACATTGCCTACTGTAAAAGCCGCTCAATCAGAAAGCTTTGTGAAAGAATTTCAAGCGATTATGAATCGATCACAATTTGGTCAAGCTGGCGGGACAACAAAAATGTTAATCAAATTGTACCCAGAACATTTAGGAACGATTCGAGTTGAATTGGTCTCACGAGATGGAGTCATGTCTGCTAGATTGTTGGCAAATACATCTCTAGGAAAAGAAATGCTCGATTCTAGTTTGCACCAACTGAAACAAGCATTCCATCAACAAGCATTGCAAGTTGACCGGATTGACGTTTCACAAGCTTTACAAGACTCTAACAGGCAAGAAAAACAATCATTTAATGGAGCATTCCAGCAACGTTCTCAACAAAATGACACAAAACAAGAAGAAGAGTCACAAGAAGATACATCCTTCCAAGATGTATTAATGGAAATGGAGGTTTAAAAATGGCAAATTCGCAAGCAATCAACAGCAATTTCTATTTATCGCAAGTACAACAAACGCGTAAAACAGGAAACAGTGCACTCGGAAAAGACGAGTTTTT
The Paenisporosarcina cavernae genome window above contains:
- a CDS encoding flagellar hook-length control protein FliK, which translates into the protein MITQLSTTSVSKTSTSTTSTSEVAASSKKVNEGTQKSTNFKSVFKQIHQSAGKEPTPSDSTSTTAEKLGEVQDILQADSIEDLFGALGLPTPPVSELESITLESLSDMLGLKVEEVSDELKDLLDVTELPNSLMELVQIVEKEMPAMLTKLTESLTNVSATDSKGLSQVLQVIKAAELILPKTDLLWKQELAVFQLKDLMKKLESAMQQVVSKQNAQPAQTRLAIWNTSTSVHRTTEVHVTETQIVQKTVQQTEQSSSTLNGQLPQTKTETVTITLPTVKAAQSESFVKEFQAIMNRSQFGQAGGTTKMLIKLYPEHLGTIRVELVSRDGVMSARLLANTSLGKEMLDSSLHQLKQAFHQQALQVDRIDVSQALQDSNRQEKQSFNGAFQQRSQQNDTKQEEESQEDTSFQDVLMEMEV